Proteins found in one Salinimonas lutimaris genomic segment:
- a CDS encoding M1 family metallopeptidase, producing MAAVVTLVTLPAAADSAIKQTKGDFEDKFRQLEESLPTPNVYRNAAGEPGHQYWQQQVDYVINVKLDEAKRRLQASEQITYHNNSPDTLRYLWIQLDQNKFRDDSMSALTTTFGGIGNRGPATQSASDDKPAQLSMEALRRQQFVDDTELGYDIQKVVDGSGNKLNHVIVGTLMRVDLPAPLKSGQQTKLSIDFAYNIVEEDAVSARSGYEHFPDDARDGGNDIFLLAQWFPRLAAYTDYEAWTNKEFIGRGEFTLEFGNYEVNITVPADHIVSSTGTLQNPKEVLTSTQRKRLEKAKDADRPVFIVTAEEALENEKAGTSKTKTWHFKANDIRDFAWASSRKFMWDARGFEQDNKDTPLVMAMSFYPKEGGDLWKKYSTESVIHTLDVYNRFTFDYPYPVAQSVNGPVGGMEYPMITFNGPRTELQDDGSRTYSLAEKRFLIGVVIHEIGHNYFPMIVNSDERQWTWMDEGLNSFLDGVAGREWDPNIPWGVEPRDVTGYMKSSSQVPIMTQSDSVLHLGPNAYTKPAAALNILRETILGRELFDFAFQEYARRWMFKRPTPADFFRTMEEASGVDLDWFWRGWFYSTDHVDIAIDRVYKLRLDTEDPDIDLSREREAELDKPLSLTVERNEQEGRKLWVDRFEDIKDYYDDNDQYTPTNKDRNKYRKFLDKLEPWERKAFERAVKEDKNYYVMDFSNLGGLVMPIILQMEFADGTSQMMRIPAEIWRRTPKAVSKLIVTDKDKELVSVTVDPRWETADVDVENNHYPRRIIPSRIEAYKAKDSTRRVSMDLMQNSKEKLKEAGAQKDD from the coding sequence ATGGCCGCAGTGGTGACATTGGTCACGCTACCGGCCGCCGCAGATTCGGCAATAAAACAAACAAAAGGCGACTTCGAGGATAAGTTCAGACAACTTGAAGAATCCCTTCCCACTCCGAATGTGTATCGTAATGCTGCCGGTGAGCCGGGTCATCAGTACTGGCAACAACAGGTTGATTACGTCATCAATGTTAAGCTGGATGAGGCCAAACGTCGCTTGCAGGCCTCTGAGCAAATCACTTATCACAATAACTCCCCAGATACACTGCGTTATCTGTGGATTCAGCTGGATCAGAATAAATTCCGCGATGATTCAATGTCGGCTCTGACCACGACCTTCGGTGGCATCGGAAACCGGGGGCCGGCGACTCAGTCAGCGTCTGACGACAAGCCTGCACAGCTGAGTATGGAAGCCCTGCGTCGCCAGCAGTTCGTGGATGACACCGAACTGGGTTACGACATTCAAAAGGTGGTAGATGGTTCGGGCAACAAGCTTAATCATGTGATTGTGGGCACCCTGATGCGGGTTGATTTACCTGCGCCGCTCAAATCCGGCCAGCAAACCAAGCTGTCGATTGATTTTGCTTACAATATTGTTGAAGAAGATGCGGTCTCAGCCCGTTCCGGCTATGAGCACTTCCCGGATGATGCCCGTGACGGTGGTAATGATATCTTTTTGCTGGCGCAATGGTTCCCGCGTCTGGCAGCCTACACTGATTATGAAGCCTGGACGAATAAAGAGTTTATCGGCCGGGGAGAATTCACCCTGGAGTTCGGTAACTATGAGGTGAACATTACCGTTCCGGCCGACCATATTGTGTCGTCTACCGGTACGCTGCAAAACCCCAAAGAGGTACTGACCAGCACCCAGCGTAAGCGTCTGGAAAAGGCGAAAGATGCTGATCGTCCAGTGTTTATCGTGACCGCCGAAGAAGCGCTGGAAAACGAAAAAGCCGGCACCAGCAAAACCAAAACCTGGCACTTTAAAGCAAACGACATCCGTGATTTTGCCTGGGCCTCTTCCCGTAAGTTCATGTGGGATGCCCGTGGCTTTGAGCAGGATAACAAAGACACGCCGCTGGTGATGGCCATGTCGTTTTATCCCAAAGAAGGCGGTGATCTGTGGAAAAAGTATTCCACTGAATCGGTTATTCATACCTTAGATGTGTACAACCGCTTTACCTTTGACTATCCGTATCCGGTAGCGCAGTCAGTCAATGGTCCGGTAGGCGGGATGGAATACCCGATGATTACCTTTAATGGTCCGCGCACCGAGTTGCAGGATGATGGTTCACGCACCTATTCTCTGGCCGAAAAACGCTTTTTGATTGGCGTGGTGATTCATGAAATCGGCCATAACTATTTTCCGATGATTGTGAACTCTGACGAGCGTCAGTGGACCTGGATGGACGAGGGCCTGAACAGCTTTTTAGACGGTGTGGCCGGACGCGAATGGGATCCGAATATTCCATGGGGTGTGGAGCCCCGGGATGTCACAGGCTACATGAAGTCATCTTCTCAGGTGCCAATCATGACCCAGTCTGACTCGGTACTGCACTTAGGCCCTAATGCCTATACCAAGCCGGCAGCAGCGTTAAATATTCTGCGTGAGACTATTTTAGGCCGTGAGCTGTTTGATTTTGCGTTTCAGGAATATGCCCGTCGCTGGATGTTCAAGCGGCCAACACCGGCTGATTTCTTCCGCACCATGGAAGAAGCCTCAGGGGTGGATCTGGACTGGTTCTGGCGCGGCTGGTTCTACAGTACCGACCATGTGGACATCGCGATAGACCGGGTATATAAACTGCGTCTGGATACCGAAGATCCGGATATTGATTTGTCACGCGAGCGCGAGGCCGAACTGGACAAGCCATTATCGCTAACCGTAGAGCGTAATGAGCAGGAAGGCCGCAAGCTGTGGGTCGATCGCTTTGAAGATATCAAAGATTATTACGATGATAATGATCAGTACACGCCAACCAACAAAGATCGTAACAAGTACCGCAAATTCCTGGACAAACTGGAGCCGTGGGAACGTAAAGCCTTTGAACGTGCGGTAAAAGAAGACAAAAACTACTATGTGATGGACTTCTCTAATCTGGGCGGACTGGTTATGCCGATCATTCTGCAGATGGAATTTGCAGATGGCACATCGCAAATGATGCGCATTCCGGCAGAAATCTGGCGTCGTACTCCTAAAGCGGTATCTAAACTGATTGTGACGGACAAAGACAAGGAACTGGTCAGTGTGACCGTTGACCCGCGCTGGGAAACTGCTGATGTGGATGTGGAAAACAACCATTATCCGCGTCGCATCATTCCTTCACGGATTGAAGCCTACAAGGCCAAGGACAGCACGCGCCGGGTATCGATGGACCTGATGCAGAACAGTAAGGAAAAACTGAAAGAAGCAGGTGCACAAAAAGATGACTAA
- a CDS encoding YqaA family protein has protein sequence MGITSRLKHHTRQLVGSKNMLSGITVASLLESTIVPIPLEAVMVPLMQARRDKLWMIALMATIGCLLGAIIGYGLGYYLFGLVGDWVIQTFSSQQQFEQVKQQMQNQGFWFVMTLGIAPIPFQIAMLAAGATKYSLALFVAATVIARSIRYFGLALVVYIAGNKAEHFIRKYKGWAITGLTALVLALWYISTLF, from the coding sequence ATGGGAATTACATCGCGTTTGAAGCACCACACCCGACAACTGGTAGGGTCAAAAAATATGTTGTCGGGGATCACAGTAGCATCGTTGCTGGAGTCGACTATCGTTCCCATTCCCCTTGAAGCCGTGATGGTGCCACTGATGCAGGCCAGGCGTGACAAGCTGTGGATGATTGCGCTGATGGCTACCATAGGCTGTTTGCTGGGCGCAATCATTGGCTACGGGCTGGGCTACTATCTATTCGGCCTGGTCGGCGACTGGGTGATTCAGACCTTTTCCAGTCAGCAGCAGTTCGAGCAGGTAAAACAGCAAATGCAGAATCAGGGGTTCTGGTTTGTGATGACGCTGGGTATTGCCCCCATTCCGTTTCAAATTGCCATGCTGGCAGCAGGGGCCACCAAATACTCGCTGGCGCTGTTTGTGGCAGCGACGGTTATCGCACGCAGTATTCGCTATTTCGGGCTGGCGCTGGTGGTGTATATTGCCGGCAATAAAGCCGAGCATTTTATTCGCAAATACAAAGGCTGGGCGATTACGGGGCTGACCGCGCTGGTGCTGGCACTATGGTATATCAGTACGCTGTTCTAA
- a CDS encoding DUF6482 family protein, with translation MYKFLFSDIAERAMPIDYLEVQSFEMNVYLVQLTVGDKHGLVYDNKDRPMRFFSAGHIREAFAHCQVAQSVMVHDTPYEEMIGGPPKASQQMALPFSMTLPY, from the coding sequence ATGTACAAATTTTTGTTCAGTGACATTGCAGAACGTGCCATGCCGATTGATTATCTGGAGGTACAGTCGTTTGAGATGAATGTGTATCTGGTGCAGCTAACGGTGGGTGACAAACATGGTCTGGTCTATGACAACAAGGACCGCCCGATGCGGTTTTTCAGTGCCGGGCATATTCGTGAAGCCTTTGCCCATTGTCAGGTAGCCCAGTCCGTGATGGTACACGATACGCCCTACGAGGAGATGATCGGTGGTCCACCCAAAGCCAGTCAGCAAATGGCATTGCCATTTTCCATGACCCTGCCCTATTAG
- a CDS encoding DUF1206 domain-containing protein, giving the protein MYVQTVLTNNKTGQDVPDNFRKALAFGGYAAKTVVYCLLGVLIISAAAGSIRSDTPSQKSVFISLLSQPFGQTLLGLVIIGMACYVLWRFTQALLNADNLNNDAKGIVMRLFYFVSGILYTTGTYLAIKVFLGARSDSGQSSSEQMSSSLMQQTWGWWVVLIGGGLIITFSVIQFRHAFKADFMDKFELTAMTEALKKVARIVGRAGFFARGVVYILVGSFFVHAALVSNPQQAGGLKEALNTIMQQPFGQIGVIVVGAGFFTFGLFCALESRYHKT; this is encoded by the coding sequence TTGTACGTACAAACTGTTCTGACCAATAACAAAACAGGACAGGATGTGCCGGATAATTTCAGAAAAGCCTTAGCCTTTGGCGGCTATGCAGCCAAAACCGTCGTTTATTGCCTGCTGGGCGTGCTGATTATCAGCGCGGCAGCCGGAAGTATTCGTAGCGACACGCCCTCCCAGAAATCTGTTTTTATCTCACTGCTCAGTCAGCCATTCGGGCAAACTCTGCTTGGTCTGGTGATTATCGGGATGGCTTGTTATGTGCTGTGGCGCTTTACTCAGGCCTTACTGAATGCCGATAACCTGAACAATGATGCCAAAGGCATCGTGATGCGCCTGTTTTATTTTGTCTCCGGTATTTTGTATACCACCGGCACCTATCTGGCCATAAAGGTGTTTCTTGGCGCCCGCAGTGACAGTGGGCAAAGCAGCAGTGAGCAGATGTCATCGTCTTTGATGCAGCAAACCTGGGGCTGGTGGGTGGTACTGATAGGCGGAGGGCTGATTATCACATTTTCTGTCATTCAGTTTCGGCATGCGTTTAAAGCAGACTTCATGGATAAATTTGAACTGACAGCGATGACTGAAGCCTTAAAGAAAGTCGCCCGTATTGTTGGCCGGGCCGGTTTTTTTGCCCGCGGTGTGGTGTATATTCTGGTTGGCAGCTTTTTTGTCCATGCCGCTCTAGTATCAAACCCGCAACAGGCAGGCGGCCTTAAAGAGGCACTCAATACCATCATGCAGCAGCCATTCGGACAAATTGGAGTCATTGTGGTTGGCGCAGGCTTTTTTACTTTCGGCTTGTTCTGTGCACTGGAAAGCCGCTATCACAAAACCTGA
- a CDS encoding metal-dependent hydrolase family protein, translating into MTPTYSATLIAITLLLSPLAQAATVIHAGQVFDATSDTLHSRQTLVIEKGRITSIRDGYQQAGNNDTLIDLTNSTVMPGLMDMHVHLSSQHGGPQTYMERYTLNEADYALKAAHYAKVTLQAGFTTVRNLGDSYNETVALRNAINQGLLPGPRIYTAAKSIATTGGHADPSNGMARHLRPDTGPEAGVINGVSEARQAVRQRYQDGADVIKITATGGVLSVAKSGQNPQFMNDELSAIVSTATDYGMTVAVHAHGKEGMKRAIRAGVTSIEHGTYMDQEAIALMKKHNTYYVPTILAGKFVAEKAAIDGYFPALVRPKAAAIGPLIQDTFARAHQAGVNIAFGTDSGVSAHGDNAKEFGYMVEAGMPPAQALRSATANAATMLGINDDYGTLEPGKIADIVAVKGNPLEDISVMMSVSFVMKGGEVFVQ; encoded by the coding sequence ATGACCCCGACCTATTCCGCCACTCTCATTGCCATTACCCTGTTACTCAGCCCGTTGGCCCAGGCGGCAACCGTTATCCATGCCGGCCAGGTATTTGATGCCACCAGCGATACCCTGCATTCCCGGCAAACCCTGGTGATCGAAAAAGGCAGGATCACGTCCATCCGGGATGGCTATCAGCAGGCAGGTAATAACGACACCCTGATTGATCTGACCAACAGCACCGTGATGCCGGGGCTGATGGATATGCATGTGCATTTATCCTCGCAGCACGGAGGTCCGCAAACCTATATGGAGCGATACACGCTGAATGAGGCAGACTACGCATTGAAGGCCGCGCATTATGCAAAGGTTACCTTGCAAGCCGGGTTTACCACGGTGCGCAACCTCGGCGACAGTTACAACGAAACCGTTGCCCTGCGTAATGCCATCAACCAAGGCTTACTGCCCGGTCCGCGTATTTACACTGCCGCGAAGTCCATCGCGACCACCGGGGGCCATGCTGATCCCAGTAATGGCATGGCCCGTCATCTGCGCCCGGACACCGGTCCTGAGGCCGGCGTGATAAACGGCGTCAGTGAAGCCCGACAGGCGGTACGCCAGCGCTACCAGGATGGCGCAGATGTGATAAAAATTACCGCCACCGGTGGTGTGCTCAGCGTGGCGAAAAGTGGTCAGAACCCGCAGTTTATGAATGATGAGCTCAGCGCGATTGTCAGTACGGCGACAGATTATGGTATGACCGTGGCCGTGCATGCCCATGGCAAGGAAGGCATGAAGCGGGCGATTCGCGCCGGGGTGACCTCTATTGAGCACGGCACTTACATGGACCAGGAAGCCATTGCCCTGATGAAAAAGCATAATACCTACTATGTGCCGACCATACTGGCCGGTAAGTTTGTGGCAGAAAAAGCCGCTATCGATGGTTATTTTCCTGCGCTGGTGCGTCCTAAAGCCGCCGCAATCGGGCCTCTGATTCAGGACACCTTCGCCAGGGCGCATCAGGCCGGGGTCAATATTGCCTTTGGTACAGACAGCGGAGTCTCCGCCCATGGTGACAATGCCAAAGAGTTTGGTTACATGGTAGAGGCTGGGATGCCCCCCGCCCAGGCCTTACGCAGTGCCACGGCGAATGCTGCTACCATGCTGGGCATCAACGACGATTACGGCACGCTGGAGCCGGGCAAAATAGCAGATATTGTGGCGGTAAAAGGGAACCCGCTTGAGGATATCAGCGTAATGATGTCGGTATCCTTTGTGATGAAGGGTGGGGAAGTCTTTGTGCAATAG
- the tusA gene encoding sulfurtransferase TusA yields the protein MTASHTFTDADYQLDAQGLRCPEPVMMIRLKVRKMTDGETLYVTADDPSTSRDVPSFCRFMQHTLLASQTEQVPYQYLIKKGV from the coding sequence GTGACAGCATCACACACCTTTACTGACGCCGATTATCAGCTAGATGCTCAGGGCCTGCGATGCCCGGAGCCGGTGATGATGATACGTCTTAAGGTCAGAAAGATGACCGACGGAGAAACCCTGTACGTGACCGCCGATGATCCTTCGACCTCCAGAGACGTGCCCAGTTTCTGCCGGTTTATGCAACATACATTACTGGCATCACAAACCGAGCAGGTGCCCTATCAGTATCTGATCAAAAAAGGCGTGTAA
- the rph gene encoding ribonuclease PH, with amino-acid sequence MRPSGRTASQIRPVTITRNFTCHAEGSVLIEFGNTKVLCNATVEEGVPRFMKGQGKGWVTAEYSMLPRSTHTRSQREAARGKQGGRTLEIQRLIARSLRAAIDLKLLGENTITLDCDVIQADGGTRTASITGACVALVDALTYMRTKGIIKTNPLKHMIGALSVGVYKGTPIADLEYLEDSEAETDMNVVMTDTGKLIEVQGTAEGEPFSFEEMNEMLELAKHGLREIFDEQKAALA; translated from the coding sequence ATGCGTCCAAGCGGCAGAACCGCCAGTCAAATCCGTCCGGTAACCATTACCCGTAACTTTACCTGCCATGCTGAAGGCTCGGTATTAATTGAGTTTGGTAACACCAAGGTACTGTGTAATGCCACTGTTGAGGAAGGTGTTCCACGGTTTATGAAAGGCCAGGGCAAAGGCTGGGTAACCGCTGAATACAGCATGTTGCCCCGCTCTACGCATACCCGTAGTCAGCGTGAAGCTGCGCGAGGTAAACAGGGCGGCCGTACGCTGGAAATTCAGCGTCTGATTGCCCGCTCTTTGCGTGCTGCCATTGATTTAAAACTACTGGGCGAAAACACCATCACCCTGGACTGTGATGTGATTCAGGCTGATGGCGGCACCCGTACTGCCTCTATTACCGGTGCCTGTGTGGCGCTGGTTGATGCCCTGACCTACATGCGTACCAAAGGCATTATCAAAACCAACCCGCTTAAACACATGATCGGTGCCCTGTCGGTGGGTGTGTACAAAGGCACGCCTATTGCCGATCTTGAGTATCTGGAAGACTCAGAGGCAGAAACTGACATGAACGTGGTGATGACCGATACCGGCAAACTGATTGAAGTTCAGGGTACAGCAGAAGGCGAACCGTTCTCGTTTGAAGAGATGAATGAGATGCTGGAGCTGGCTAAGCACGGCCTGCGCGAAATCTTTGATGAACAAAAAGCCGCACTGGCATAA
- a CDS encoding DUF6702 family protein, which translates to MTKAVLKPLQWGLLALLLSVCQLAQAHQIKAAITTVLFNPHTKNIEVMHRFNLHDAEHAVKALFDKQADILDDPNTQQHFAQYVVKRFSLLDAQGESLGLKTVGYETEGKFFWVYQETEQPPALEGLQIRHDALRDLWPSQVNTLNVEGMGDIKTLTFAGSATLLEVGFGGHHH; encoded by the coding sequence ATGACTAAGGCTGTATTGAAGCCGTTACAGTGGGGCCTGCTGGCCCTGCTGTTAAGTGTATGCCAGCTGGCTCAGGCCCATCAGATAAAGGCAGCGATTACCACCGTACTGTTTAACCCGCACACTAAAAATATTGAGGTGATGCACCGGTTTAATCTGCATGATGCAGAACATGCGGTTAAAGCGCTGTTTGATAAACAGGCCGATATTCTGGATGACCCGAATACCCAGCAGCATTTTGCTCAATACGTGGTCAAGCGCTTTAGTCTGCTTGATGCACAGGGTGAATCACTGGGGCTGAAAACCGTTGGCTATGAAACAGAAGGCAAGTTCTTCTGGGTTTATCAGGAAACCGAACAGCCACCGGCTCTGGAAGGTTTACAGATTCGCCACGATGCCCTGCGCGATTTGTGGCCATCGCAGGTCAATACCCTGAATGTAGAAGGCATGGGTGATATCAAAACCCTGACCTTTGCCGGCAGTGCTACGCTGCTGGAAGTAGGCTTTGGCGGCCATCACCACTAA
- a CDS encoding DUF3014 domain-containing protein yields MTDPSEKRSVPPHIVLIAIIIIVIVAVIFWPSSEPEQPQEPEQTTEQDMTLPPSSDEPLDFEPAPEPETVEIDPDAEVEPMADQPQSEPEPLPLDTSDEGIRTSLSELTADDTVNSILVDEGLLQRFVVSVTNLANEELANEQPLKAPEQSFRVYKQAGKEWIDAASYKRYTPYVQMMENMDNESMLELYKNYQPQIQEKYAEIGDPDESFNGVAVQAINELLDTPEVPVPVEVYSDSVAYKYADPQLENLSQPQKQLLRTGPDNMRRIKAKLREIKALLEDHGSE; encoded by the coding sequence ATGACTGACCCGTCAGAAAAACGCTCGGTACCCCCGCACATTGTGCTGATTGCCATAATTATTATTGTGATTGTGGCTGTGATCTTCTGGCCCTCCAGTGAACCGGAGCAACCGCAGGAACCCGAACAAACCACTGAACAGGATATGACCCTGCCACCTTCATCGGATGAACCGCTGGATTTTGAGCCTGCACCAGAGCCTGAAACCGTTGAGATTGACCCGGATGCCGAGGTTGAGCCAATGGCCGATCAGCCACAGTCAGAACCAGAGCCGCTACCACTGGATACCAGCGATGAAGGTATTCGTACATCGCTGTCTGAACTGACTGCCGATGACACCGTAAATTCTATTTTAGTGGACGAAGGCCTGTTGCAGCGCTTTGTGGTATCGGTGACCAATCTGGCTAACGAGGAGCTGGCTAACGAGCAGCCGTTAAAGGCCCCTGAGCAAAGTTTCCGGGTCTATAAACAGGCGGGCAAGGAATGGATAGATGCAGCCAGCTACAAGCGTTATACCCCGTATGTACAGATGATGGAAAATATGGACAACGAGTCCATGCTGGAGCTGTACAAAAACTATCAGCCCCAGATTCAGGAAAAATATGCCGAAATTGGCGACCCGGATGAGTCATTCAATGGCGTGGCAGTGCAAGCCATCAATGAGCTGCTGGACACACCCGAGGTGCCGGTTCCGGTGGAGGTGTACAGTGACTCGGTGGCCTACAAATATGCTGACCCGCAACTGGAAAACCTGAGCCAGCCGCAAAAGCAGCTGTTGCGCACCGGCCCGGATAACATGCGCCGTATCAAGGCGAAGCTGCGTGAAATTAAAGCGCTGCTGGAAGACCATGGATCTGAGTAA
- a CDS encoding DUF1285 domain-containing protein: MDLSNFGQKISDAAGDTSRVLPPVDKWDPPFCGDINLTIKLDGSWHYEGTPIGRRALVRLFSTVVKKEQDSYFLVTPVEKIGITVEDVPFLITQWSQQDDAIVLTTNVGDTLTLSSNHPMQLRQPPPGLEAPDSHPIPYVCVRRNLWARLHQNVYYQLIEQADSRTRGNLQQLFVTSEMEPFIIGELPAE; the protein is encoded by the coding sequence ATGGATCTGAGTAATTTCGGCCAGAAAATCAGCGACGCAGCCGGTGACACCAGCCGCGTCCTGCCGCCGGTGGATAAATGGGATCCGCCGTTTTGTGGTGACATCAATCTGACTATCAAACTCGATGGCAGCTGGCATTACGAGGGCACACCTATTGGACGCCGGGCGCTGGTCCGGTTGTTCTCCACCGTGGTCAAGAAAGAACAGGACAGTTACTTTCTGGTGACCCCGGTAGAAAAAATCGGTATCACTGTTGAAGATGTACCCTTTCTGATCACTCAGTGGAGCCAGCAGGATGATGCCATCGTGCTAACCACCAACGTGGGCGACACCCTGACCCTGTCATCTAACCACCCCATGCAGCTACGCCAGCCACCGCCAGGCCTGGAAGCCCCGGACAGTCACCCGATTCCTTATGTCTGTGTCAGGCGCAACCTGTGGGCCCGGTTACATCAAAATGTCTATTATCAACTCATAGAACAGGCTGACAGCCGCACCCGTGGTAACCTACAGCAGTTGTTTGTGACCAGTGAAATGGAACCTTTCATAATTGGTGAACTACCGGCAGAATAA
- the pyrE gene encoding orotate phosphoribosyltransferase — MKDYQRAFIEFAISREVLKFGEFTLKSGRQSPYFFNAGLFNRGGDLAKLGRFYAAALTDAGIDFDVLFGPAYKGIPIATTTAVALADHHDLDVPYCFNRKEAKTHGEGGNLVGSPLAGKVMLVDDVITAGTAIRESMTLIEQNQASLAGVLIALDRQERGQGELSAIQEVERDFATQVVSIVSLADVVTYLSEQGGQDERIAAINTYRENYGI; from the coding sequence GTGAAAGATTATCAACGCGCATTTATCGAGTTTGCTATTTCCCGGGAAGTACTGAAGTTTGGTGAGTTCACTCTAAAGTCCGGCCGCCAGAGTCCTTATTTCTTCAATGCCGGCCTGTTTAACCGGGGCGGCGATCTGGCCAAACTGGGCCGTTTTTATGCCGCCGCGCTGACAGATGCAGGGATAGATTTTGATGTGCTGTTTGGCCCGGCCTACAAAGGAATTCCGATTGCCACTACCACGGCGGTGGCACTGGCTGATCATCATGATCTGGATGTGCCTTACTGCTTTAACCGCAAAGAAGCCAAAACGCATGGCGAAGGCGGCAATCTGGTAGGCAGCCCGCTGGCCGGTAAAGTGATGCTGGTGGATGATGTGATCACCGCCGGAACTGCGATTCGAGAGTCAATGACCCTGATTGAGCAAAATCAGGCGAGCCTGGCTGGTGTACTGATTGCGCTGGATCGTCAGGAGCGTGGTCAGGGAGAACTGTCTGCCATTCAGGAAGTCGAGCGCGATTTCGCTACCCAGGTGGTCTCTATTGTGAGTCTGGCTGATGTGGTGACCTACCTGTCTGAACAGGGTGGGCAGGATGAGCGCATTGCCGCCATCAACACGTATCGTGAAAATTACGGAATTTAA